In the Carassius gibelio isolate Cgi1373 ecotype wild population from Czech Republic chromosome B24, carGib1.2-hapl.c, whole genome shotgun sequence genome, one interval contains:
- the LOC128013507 gene encoding anoctamin-7-like, producing MKRKKNLVEDISTLITLSDHPEKAYGSMEMSAAPQENKNVFSDGVTRIDFVLVWEESVNPLKFAESDEVSSGSSRDTHRKWRAEFLSRLQTAGLHQETKEVLQEKTKTTYVLLSAPWNVLCYYAEEISLRVPLQVVTTPISNWSEKILEKLHIPNIMAQDVPNLPPDYYTCQFHTNKLERFLGHENKDTFFKTTQRHQILYEILARTPYGSLKRGEVGIGRLVSEHVLTAAFPLHEGPFEMPETPVDPQSLNMRQILHHYWARWACWRKYQPLDHIREYFGEKIALYFAWLGFYTGWLLPAAVVGFIIFLFGIWLMITDVAAEELCSSGGAFVMCPLCHICSYWNLSSICYTYKAGLLFDNGGTVFFSIFMSLWAVTFLEYWKRTCSILSHRWDCFEFEEIEERPRPEFTALAPMTVRNPVTGAEEPYFPESQRLSRTLTGNMVIILMIAIVLIFLIAIILYRTILSIIIYRSQNEFFIIFVSFFEFILIPEQIIF from the exons ATGAAAAGGAAGAAGAATTTAGTGGAGGACATCTCCACGCTTATCACCCTCTCGGACCATCCTGAAAAAGCCTACGGGAGCATGGAG ATGAGTGCAGCACCTCAGGAAAACAAGAACGTGTTCAGTGATGGGGTCACCCGGATCG ATTTTGTCTTGGTGTGGGAGGAATCTGTAAACCCCCTGAAGTTTGCAGAATCAGATGAAGTATCGTCCGGTTCCTCTCGTGACACTCACAGGAAGTGGAGGGCAGAGTTTCTTTCCAGACTCCAGACTGCCGGCCTTCATCAGGAGACG AAAGAGGTTTTGCAGGAAAAAACTAAGACAACTTACGTCCTTCTGAGTGCGCCCTGGAATGTTCTGTGTTATTATGCAGAGGAGATCAGCCTTCGAGTGCCATTACAG GTTGTGACTACTCCGATATCAAACTGGTCTGAGAAGATCCTAGAAAAACTGCACATCCCGAACATAATGGCACAAGATGTGCCTAACCTTCCGCCGGACTACTACACCTGCCAGTTCCACACCAATAAACTAGAGAG GTTTCTTGGTCATGAAAACAAGGATACCTTTTTCAAGACCACACAGAGGCATCAGATA CTGTATGAGATATTAGCCAGGACTCCATATGGATCGTTGAAGAGAGGGGAGGTTGGCATTGGCAGACTGGTTAGTGAGCACGTTCTCACTGCTGCTTTTCCCTTACATGAG GGTCCATTTGAGATGCCAGAGACTCCAGTAGATCCACAGTCTCTCAACATGAGACAGATCCTGCATCACTACTGGGCTCGCTGGGCTTGCTGGAGGAAGTACCAACCTCTGGATCACATTCGTGAATACTTTGGCGAAAAGATAGCTCTCTACTTTGCATGGTTAG GTTTCTACACAGGCTGGTTATTACCAGCAGCAGTAGtgggttttattatttttctatttggcATCTGGCTGATGATCACTGATGTGGCAGC AGAAGAACTTTGCTCCAGTGGAGGCGCATTTGTCATGTGTCCACTATGCCACATCTGCAGCTACTGGAATCTCTCCAGCATCTGCTATACTTATAAG GCAGGCTTACTATTTGACAATGGAGGAACTGTGTTCTTCAGTATATTCATGTCTCTGTGGGCCGTCACCTTCCTGGAGTACTGGAAACGCACATGCTCCATACTGTCCCACCGATGGGACTGCTTCGAATTTGAAGAAATAGAG GAGAGGCCAAGACCAGAATTCACAGCATTGGCACCCATGACGGTTCGTAATCCTGTGACTGGGGCTGAAGAACCCTATTTCCCAGAGAGTCAACGACTGAGTCGTACTCTAACTGGTAATATGGTCATCATTCTAATG ATTGCCATTGTTTTGATATTCCTAATAGCCATTATCCTGTATCGAACTATCCTAAGTATCATTATCTACAGATCACAGAATGAGTTCTTCATAATTTTCGTAAGTTtctttgaatttattttgattCCTGAACAGATTATCTTTTGA